In the genome of Equus caballus isolate H_3958 breed thoroughbred chromosome 3, TB-T2T, whole genome shotgun sequence, the window TCTCAACAGGTGCGGGGAACTAACTATTCCGTACAAAAGCTGTCCAGTCACTGGGGCTAACCTCACAAGAACGGAGAACATTTCTAAGTGTTTCTAAGAATAAAACTTAGGGAAGGACAGGCTTTGGTAACAAAGGACAGGGGAGGAAAGGGGATTTCATGAAGCAAGGTGTTTCACTGTGGCGAGCCTGGTACGTTACACACTAAAGATTCAGAAGAAGGTGAGGCAGCTTTGAGGAGCAGCTCATTACGTCATGGGCAGGCCTGCAGAGGATGGCAGGGAGGGCCCCCGAGCCAAGAGTGATGGGGAACAAGGCTCCAACCAGGCAACCCCATCCTCAGTGCAACGGCACTTGGGGACTCAGTGAGAGGCACTTTGCTGCCTCTGAAACCTTCCAAACAGGCCTCTGTAATGAGGGCTCCATCAGATGATCCACATCATGGCCACTGAATCTGTGGGATGGCTGGAAGCCACGACAGTATAAGTTCCCAGGGCCATGCATCAACAGCAGGGTTGTCTTACAGTCTCTGCCGCTTCAACCAGCTCTCTGGGATCCTGGGGCTTCCCCAGAGAACACCAGCCCCCACCACAAGAAGAACCAATTCAAGAGTCAGAAAGGAAACGGAGAGAACGGCAGCGTCAATGAACTAACAGTTGACCTGAATGAAGCGCTTCCCATGTGCCAGCTACTACACTCTTATGTGATTATCTCCCTAGTTCCTCACAAAaatcttttcaattttatgtaaGAAGaatctgaagcacagagaagttaaccAACTTTTgcaaagtcatacagctagtaagagATAGAATCTGGATTTGAAGCCATATAGTCTGGATCCAGAGtctactttttttaaatagaaaatttcaaacataaagtaGACCAAAGAGCACAATGAACCCCCGTACTCACCCAGCTTCAACACCCATCAATTCATGGCCATCTTGTTTCATTTCTGCACTCACCCACTCGTGTattatttaaagcaaatcccagacatcattcCATCCATAAACATTTCAGTACTTATTGCTAAATGATAAGGGTTCTTTGCTCTAGAACCCACACCCTTAATCTTATGACACTAAAATAAGGACTAAAAACATCCCTCCTGGATTTGTCAGGTGGGAGGTCACTGGCCACCTCTGTCCAGGGGTTTTAGTGCCTTGGTTGGGGCAGAACCTAACCCACCTAGGAatgaggaggtggaggtggaaggAGTACCTGTATACAATGCAAGGCTCTTCTTCAAGAAGTTTGTAGAAGGGCTGGGAAGAGAGTAGAGTGTTCAACGGAGGGGCTCTGGGTCCAAAGTATTGGTTACTTACTTGAAACAGCCGTGACAGCGTAAGATGTAGCTCCGGGCCTCACGGATCAGCATGCCGTTCACCGCCAGCACATGCAGCCCCATCTGAAGCAGGACATTCTGCAACCAACAAGTTAAAGTGGAACTGAACTCAGAGCGaaaccaaattttcttttaacatttgtaTGATCACATAAAAGAACTTCACAGATGCTGGATTGGCTCATAAAGGGCTTTTGCTAAGGAAAAAGAAGCTTGGATGCCTCTCAAGACATCCTAAGGACCCAGATTCCTCTTATCTCGAGTGCAGTGGTCTCTATGCCTCATTTCACCAATGCCCCTCATTTGCAATCTCTTAACAGAGACTTATGTTTTGTGAGAGCAAATATACTCATTTCTAGGCTGGAAATCTTACCTACTTTCTCCCAGTACTTAACTTAGCACAGAATATTATATACACTGAAAGAAAAGCATTAACAGATCATGaatagtaaacactaaaaactTAATACActataaaaattttttcagtATATTATGATTCTCTAGCCtccaaacaaaactgaaaattacCAAAGAGCACAGGTAAAGTTTCCAGAAGCAGGAAAAGCAGCATTACACGACAGCTCTGTACACAGCCCCAAACCTCCGAAGGAGGGACCAGTGCCCATGACAGGTAAGACCCAAAGATCACGGCTGGCTGATGGCCAGTCCACTCACCTGCATGGCAAAGTCTGTAGTCACACAGCCAACCCGCACGTCCTTCGGGACGGCACACTGCTCCATCTCCTGCTGGATCTGCCGGATGTTCTTGGGGGTTATCCACCCACCCCCATCGTCATCACTGTCTTGGTCTTTGCTTTCTTCAAatccattctcttccttctccacctcctcctcctcacttgcAACATCCTCACCTCCATGATTCTGAAACATTAACAGGATTCACAAACTCCCAGCCCAAAGGAGCAACAGGGAGAAGCTAGTGTGCTGTCATCAGGAGATCGTAAATCAGGGCCTCACCAGCAGCTCCTGCAGTTCATGGTCAATATTAGGCAAAGGGTTTCTCCAGAACACGAAGGAACTGAATTCTAGGTCCTCAGGCTCACCAGCTGGGTGTCCATGTTCTACTGTTTCTCGTGGGGGTTTAGGCTGaggttaaaagaataataattttaaaacctgAAAACTGAAGGGGTTACAGATGAAGTGATACATGCATACAAATCAGACCAGACAGGGCTGGACAAACTATGACACTGGTCTGGGTAAATTTAGCTTACCGTAAACAGACAATTGGTGGAGACACGACATGCAGCAGAAAAGAGCATGAGGAACACAGACTGTGTAGGAAATTACCTTTGAGGGCAGATGGAAACCAGAAATATGTAGAGGAGTTTCTGGGTGCTGAAATGATGAACTCACTTtcacctttaaaagaaaagaaaaaaaggacagccCTAAGTAAAGAAATATCGTTTGAAAACTCAACATGGAGgagtaattaagaaaaaagaaaacaaaatatttttccccagttaCTAAAAGATATTCAGTGTTTTAATaaaattggaaaacataaaactACATATAAAGAATTACACAGTGATGCCATTACCACCAAATAACCACTTtcggagatttcttttttgtccttatACGTAAAGCTGTAATGAATGCCATTATGTGTAAAACCTGGAAGCACCTTTGGTTATATCCTTAGGATAAATGCCTAAGAGTGGAACTGCTGGTCCAAAAGATACACTGTTTTAAAGCTTTTCATACAATATCTAACTCTTGTCCAAAAGGCTGCAGGAAAGGGCAATTTTTAGGAACTGACAGATGCTGCATGCAAACCCAGCTACCAGTCAGAGTCAGAGTTTACGTAAAACTATTCCCTTCACCGCCATCCTCCCAAAACATTCTGGTGACAGGCAGAGGTCTGTATTCAGGCATcactttttcagtttttggatTGGAGGACTCTAAAGCTGATTGAAAACAAGTGCGGGCAGTTCCAACTATAGTATGGCACAGGAATGTGAGTCCACCATAGTTCTGATGACTTTAGGCAGAGGAGGTCAAGCAATTCTTTATCAACACTATTTGAAATGAATTATTATAAGGTTAATTATTTGGCTTCCAAAATCCTCTAGCCTGGAAACAGCCAATGCGGCCACCGCACAAATCCATTGGTCTCTTCAATCTAGCCAAGGAGGGCAAGTCCCTACAAGCACTACAGGAACCCAGAATTCTGAAGGTAgcaagggttaaaaaaaaaaaacccagcaagcACTTAGTGTTGCTTCTTGCTTGCTTCTGTAAAGAattctttctgtttaaaaaaaatagtgagagccagctctgatggcctagtggttaaagttcaggacactctgcttcggcggcccaggtttggttcctgggcgcagaaccacaccactgtctgttagtagccatgctgtggcagcagctcatgtaaaagaaccagaaggactttcaactagaatgcacaactatgtattggAGCTTTGGAGAGGGGAAAACAAATAGCGagaatataattgatttttactctctttctgcatttttcaaatttaacCAGCCCTTCCCAAGAACCTACAGatcaaaagagactgaaacagggGGGCCCAGCAaagtggcataggggttaagtttgcatgctcttcTTCAGGGTCTGtgggtttggaccccaggcacagacttacacattgctcatcaagccacaccatggtagcgtcccacatacaaaacagaggaagactggcaaagatgttagctcagggacaatcttcctcaggcaaaaagaggaagattggcaacagatgttacctcagagccaatcttcctcaccaaaaataaagacagagagaaactgagacacatTTGCTAACTGCAATGTATAAACTTTATTTGGAACCTGATCCAaacaaataaactattaaaaaattttataaaataattgggAAATGTGAATGCTAACTGCATAGTTGATGATATTAAGGACTTACTACTAATTTTGTGTAGGTGTAATAATGGTTTTgcagctattttttaaaagagatacatcttatttttatttttagaaacagaCCAAGAAATACCTATCAATGAAATATGATGTGAGTTCAAATTACTCAGGGCTGGGGGTCAGTAGACATGAAAACAGATGGATCGTGAGCTGACAACTGTGGAGACTGACCGATGCGGACACGGTCCATTCTACTGTTTCCTCTACTTCTGTATATCTGATAGCTGCCATAAGAAAAAGGTTAACACCTAAAACAGAAAGTTAAAACCAACAATCCTCCTGATTTACCTTTTCTGGTTCTTGTTTTAGGTGAGACACCCCAACAAACTCTGCTTCCAACTGGTAGGTAAGTGCCAGCACTTGGATATCTGTGGCAGAGAGGCTCGGATAGTCTCCAGTTTTCTTTGAAAACTCAGTAACTGTAAACAAGAGATCCCCAACTTCAGACTGAGGCAAAAAGCCATAAGACCTTGGGAAAACATCATGGAAGTATGGTAAGAATTTAAGATTAACAGCCCAAGAAAAACTTCTTAACACTTTCATCCGTTTCCTAATCTTTTTCCACTCATGGTTGAGACATTGTATTCTGTCATCAAGGTCCAAGCCAGTTAGGTTTACTGTGACATCCTTCTCTAGTGCAAATGAAGGAACAGGACAGCAAAGCTAATGGAGTCATTGAAAGCATAACATTTGAAATGATGAGAGTTCCTTATCTAGGCTTTGGTGTTATATTCTCTCTGAGCTCTAAAATTTTTTGATTCTAAATTGGctagaaaagcaaaggaaagtgTCGCAAAAAGTGGGAAAGAAGGAGAGGTAAcatgagaggaagaaagattAAAGGGTTTGAAAGTTGTTCTAAACcatgtttttacttaaaaaaataaggtatTTTGTGGATTTTATCTGCTTGCAGATTAAccaggataatttaaaaaaatttaaatgttacagaaatctcttcattcattcattcaacactatTGCATGCCTATTACATGCTAGACAATATTATACTCGCTGATGTTTCAgcagtaaataaaacaatgtCCCTACCAATTACATTCTAGTGTCCACAAAGTATAAAGTAAACTTTCTCATTCAACCCCCAAAAATGGCCACTGG includes:
- the NOB1 gene encoding RNA-binding protein NOB1 isoform X2 gives rise to the protein MRAPGSFGQDGAGGARCGGRRGFPAGRGSAGHREEHLHYPGCDQRDTGQGHAQAARGPPLRAAFQRALSGIRAAGSYGFLPQSEVGDLLFTVTEFSKKTGDYPSLSATDIQVLALTYQLEAEFVGVSHLKQEPEKVKVSSSFQHPETPLHISGFHLPSKPKPPRETVEHGHPAGEPEDLEFSSFVFWRNPLPNIDHELQELLNHGGEDVASEEEEVEKEENGFEESKDQDSDDDGGGWITPKNIRQIQQEMEQCAVPKDVRVGCVTTDFAMQNVLLQMGLHVLAVNGMLIREARSYILRCHGCFKTTSDMNRVFCSHCGNKTLKKVSVTVSDDGTLHMHFSRNPKVLNPRGLRYSLPTPKGGKYAINPHLTEDQRFPQLRLSRKARQKTDVFAPDYVAGISPFAENDISSRSATLQVRDSTLGAGRRRLNPNASRKKFVKKR